A part of Planococcus sp. MB-3u-03 genomic DNA contains:
- a CDS encoding LTA synthase family protein yields MKTIDYWVYLAFSAFKLFLFSLYTDTPFSFGFFLISFSSALILSSWTLLIDARKRRWILLSLLALHSILLISDVWYYRYFGDLLSVQLIPSMTQMNDVGGGFLSLIRWTDFFFFADFLLFLAFIFALKKRSIAPRQTKNGKLAAAIAAIGLLIFAAPLLTSIAKGERWLTGDATSNMREYYELGFWGYHGYDFGKGVVSIFREPEPSDRDKALLQEAAAEINTENNGEQPNIILVQLESLQSSVIGQEIGGEEVTPYLNELEEEMLYFPSFHHQTHEGRTSDAEFVINTSLHPLRTGSVYTRFPDSTFAPLPEALRKSGYDTAAMHAYEASFWNRNTVYGNIGFSRFFSEKDYPDTEKIGMAINDEDFFRTSIEHIQKLEEPYYAFMIALSSHIPFKIPEDKKQLALPGYEDELVRNYYHTIHYVDGAVEVLVDELKQQGMWDDSLVIFYGDHDSGLTEKGREMANKLDANGATEQFELFRTVPLWIKPPNLPEGETVETAGGQIDLAPTILELAGIDQGFMLGNSLLSGTEKPVVFRDGSFRKGDVYFKPDLTSPPGSGECYSIESGEKIDSADCEPYIGDALDQLRISDTVIEDNALDYIEQ; encoded by the coding sequence ATGAAAACAATCGATTACTGGGTCTATTTGGCCTTTTCCGCATTTAAATTATTTCTCTTCAGCTTATACACCGATACCCCGTTCAGCTTCGGCTTTTTCCTGATCAGCTTCTCGAGCGCATTGATTCTTTCAAGCTGGACTTTGCTCATTGATGCCCGCAAGCGGCGCTGGATTTTACTGTCGCTTTTGGCGCTGCACAGCATCCTGCTGATTTCGGACGTCTGGTATTACCGCTATTTCGGGGATCTATTATCCGTTCAATTGATTCCCTCGATGACGCAAATGAATGACGTAGGCGGCGGTTTTTTGAGTTTGATCCGCTGGACGGACTTTTTCTTTTTTGCTGACTTCCTGCTGTTCCTCGCTTTCATTTTCGCCTTGAAAAAGCGCAGCATAGCACCAAGGCAGACCAAGAACGGCAAACTGGCAGCGGCGATCGCTGCAATCGGGCTGCTAATATTTGCCGCCCCGCTTCTCACGAGCATTGCAAAAGGCGAACGCTGGCTGACAGGAGATGCCACCAGCAATATGCGTGAATACTATGAGCTGGGATTTTGGGGCTACCATGGCTATGATTTCGGAAAAGGCGTCGTTTCCATTTTCCGTGAGCCCGAACCATCCGATCGGGACAAAGCCCTGCTCCAAGAAGCTGCCGCAGAAATCAACACTGAAAACAACGGCGAGCAGCCGAATATTATTCTCGTTCAGTTGGAATCCCTGCAGAGCTCTGTCATCGGCCAGGAGATCGGCGGCGAAGAAGTCACGCCTTATTTGAATGAACTTGAGGAAGAGATGCTGTACTTCCCTTCCTTCCATCACCAGACCCATGAAGGGCGCACATCGGACGCGGAATTCGTCATCAACACCTCGCTGCATCCATTGCGCACTGGTTCTGTCTATACGCGGTTCCCAGACAGCACATTCGCGCCGCTTCCGGAAGCTTTGCGGAAAAGCGGCTATGATACAGCTGCCATGCATGCCTATGAAGCGAGCTTCTGGAACCGCAATACTGTCTATGGGAATATCGGCTTTTCCCGCTTCTTCAGCGAAAAGGATTACCCCGATACGGAAAAGATCGGCATGGCGATCAATGATGAGGATTTCTTCCGGACATCGATCGAGCACATCCAAAAGCTGGAAGAACCGTATTATGCGTTCATGATTGCCTTGAGCAGCCATATCCCCTTTAAGATTCCAGAAGACAAAAAACAATTGGCCTTGCCGGGCTATGAAGACGAATTGGTCCGGAATTATTACCACACCATCCATTATGTCGATGGCGCAGTCGAGGTGCTCGTCGACGAATTGAAACAGCAGGGCATGTGGGACGATTCGCTCGTCATTTTCTATGGCGACCACGACAGCGGATTGACTGAAAAAGGCCGCGAGATGGCAAATAAGCTAGACGCCAACGGAGCGACGGAGCAGTTTGAATTGTTCCGGACTGTCCCGCTATGGATCAAGCCGCCAAACCTGCCGGAAGGCGAAACGGTCGAGACCGCCGGCGGACAAATCGATTTGGCGCCGACCATCCTGGAGCTTGCAGGCATCGACCAAGGTTTCATGCTCGGCAATTCCTTGCTGTCGGGCACCGAAAAGCCCGTCGTTTTCCGCGACGGCTCGTTCCGGAAAGGCGATGTGTACTTCAAGCCGGACCTGACCTCGCCCCCCGGTTCTGGTGAATGCTATTCGATCGAAAGCGGTGAAAAAATCGATAGCGCGGATTGTGAGCCTTATATCGGCGATGCGCTCGATCAATTGCGTATTTCGGATACCGTGATCGAAGACAATGCCCTGGACTATATCGAACAATGA
- a CDS encoding SDR family NAD(P)-dependent oxidoreductase, with protein sequence MGIFDKQALAEKHLLITGATGGIGWETAKAVAQMGAKLTVTGRDADKLKQLEKELKGMMDGRRLHVHAADLTDPGDRKQLVETAEAKLGFIGGLVNSAGAAGGKQVEELDQEFLEHLMNINYTSTFLLTQLVYRRMMEEGRGDIVNLASLSGLRGTAGNTAYAASKFAVVGWTQSMALEAIEHGIRVNAVCPGYVDTEMARASIQRKAERKGIPFAQAMEEAEAGIPSHRLSTPQEVARTIAFLLTDAAPNIVGESVKISGGSVMR encoded by the coding sequence GGGAAACGGCCAAGGCAGTTGCACAGATGGGGGCGAAACTGACGGTTACGGGGCGTGATGCGGATAAACTGAAGCAATTGGAAAAAGAATTGAAGGGCATGATGGATGGCAGGCGGCTGCATGTCCACGCGGCGGATCTGACGGATCCCGGCGACCGAAAACAGCTGGTCGAAACCGCTGAAGCGAAGCTCGGGTTTATTGGCGGCTTGGTCAATTCAGCCGGAGCGGCTGGCGGAAAGCAAGTGGAAGAACTGGACCAGGAATTTCTGGAGCATCTGATGAACATCAATTACACATCCACTTTTTTGCTGACGCAACTGGTGTACCGGCGCATGATGGAAGAAGGCCGAGGGGACATCGTCAATCTCGCTTCTCTTTCGGGGCTTCGCGGCACGGCCGGAAACACGGCTTATGCGGCAAGCAAATTCGCGGTGGTCGGTTGGACGCAATCCATGGCCTTGGAGGCGATTGAGCATGGCATCCGCGTCAATGCAGTATGCCCGGGATATGTCGATACGGAAATGGCGAGGGCCAGCATCCAGAGAAAAGCGGAGCGCAAAGGGATTCCATTTGCGCAGGCGATGGAAGAAGCGGAGGCAGGGATCCCCTCGCACCGGCTGTCAACTCCTCAGGAAGTCGCCCGAACGATTGCATTCCTGCTAACAGATGCCGCACCGAATATCGTCGGGGAATCGGTGAAGATTTCCGGCGGCAGCGTCATGAGATGA